In Pseudomonadota bacterium, the following are encoded in one genomic region:
- a CDS encoding phosphoribosyl-ATP diphosphatase has product MNDLEIFNRLHALIVSRKELATGKSYTEELFRKGQDHLLKKLGEEALEVMMASKDDDSDHVVRELADLWFHSLVVMAYHDISMGDLAAELERREGISGLEEKAGRK; this is encoded by the coding sequence ATGAATGATCTAGAGATATTTAATCGACTCCATGCTTTAATCGTCAGTCGGAAGGAGTTAGCGACGGGTAAATCCTATACAGAAGAATTGTTTCGAAAGGGGCAGGATCATTTGCTCAAAAAGCTCGGTGAGGAGGCGCTTGAAGTCATGATGGCGTCTAAAGATGATGATTCGGATCACGTTGTTAGAGAACTGGCTGATTTATGGTTTCATTCTTTGGTTGTGATGGCTTACCATGATATTTCTATGGGGGATCTGGCAGCCGAGTTAGAGCGACGGGAAGGAATCTCAGGGCTTGAGGAAAAAGCGGGTCGGAAATAA
- a CDS encoding histidine triad nucleotide-binding protein yields the protein MTQDCIFCKIVSGGVPSDMLYEDDELFVFKDINPQAPVHLLVIPKKHISSLADVTEEDYGLLGRMLGMAHLFAAKAGLTNGFRSIVNTGKVGRQDVFHLHVHVLGGDAPLPPMIYRNS from the coding sequence ATGACGCAAGATTGTATCTTTTGTAAAATTGTCTCCGGTGGGGTGCCCAGTGATATGCTTTATGAAGATGATGAACTCTTTGTTTTTAAAGATATTAACCCTCAAGCTCCGGTGCATTTGCTCGTAATTCCCAAGAAGCACATCAGTTCACTTGCGGATGTCACCGAAGAAGATTATGGTTTGCTGGGTAGAATGCTGGGCATGGCGCATTTATTCGCGGCAAAAGCAGGGTTAACAAATGGGTTTAGGTCTATTGTGAATACGGGTAAGGTGGGCCGCCAAGATGTATTTCACCTGCACGTTCACGTGTTAGGTGGGGATGCTCCGCTGCCCCCGATGATTTACCGGAATAGTTAA
- the tatA gene encoding Sec-independent protein translocase subunit TatA, protein MGSFSIWHWVIVLVVVVLVFGTKKLANIGSDLGKAVKGFKDGVKVNEEQGAKKAELNDKQDSSIVIENETKDRSNA, encoded by the coding sequence ATGGGATCTTTTAGTATATGGCATTGGGTTATAGTTCTGGTTGTGGTTGTTTTGGTATTCGGCACTAAGAAACTAGCTAATATTGGCTCGGATCTTGGGAAAGCTGTTAAGGGATTTAAAGATGGCGTCAAAGTCAACGAGGAACAGGGCGCTAAGAAAGCCGAGCTGAACGATAAGCAGGATTCGAGCATCGTTATAGAGAATGAGACTAAAGATCGATCCAACGCGTAG